The Bacteroidota bacterium genome includes a region encoding these proteins:
- a CDS encoding SLC13/DASS family transporter — MYFAHLALIKMGKNLKLLAGPILAILAAYLLYLQGNELILCKAAGVMVLMAYWWITESVNIFVTSLMPVILFPLLGIMDIKDVAPQYMKDVIFLYIGGFILTFAIERWNLHKRISLNILLKFGNTPGRLLFGFSVSTYFISMWLNNTSTTLMMLPIVLAVVDQIHGGDDKKKTGLAAALLLAVSFASSIGGTATLVGTLPNMVMKNFYDDSFPDGTPLTFSNWFVMVFPMSLCMLAIMIVLFRILFLRKSDHLKPDMNFCRDEKNKLGKLGFEEKVIGIVFGIAILLWITLDDKDFGSFTVYGWRHLLPNGDFVGESYVAIFMAGVLLFFPSKNIKDSTIVTWEEVKKIPIGIIFLFGGGFALAKGVEVSGLDKWIAGNLIGLQNLPMWLLIFILCLITTLFSEFASNTATVNVFMVIMIPVVIQLGLPPLMILMPITIAASYSFMLPVGTPPNTIVFATEKISARQMMRAGFWLDISGAFIITLFIMLLGYLFLM, encoded by the coding sequence ATGTATTTCGCACATTTGGCATTAATTAAGATGGGTAAAAATCTGAAATTATTAGCCGGACCAATTTTAGCAATACTTGCTGCCTATTTACTTTACTTGCAGGGAAACGAACTCATTTTATGCAAAGCTGCAGGGGTTATGGTTCTCATGGCATATTGGTGGATAACGGAGTCGGTAAATATATTTGTAACCAGCCTCATGCCGGTGATTTTGTTTCCACTCTTAGGCATAATGGATATTAAAGATGTTGCGCCTCAATATATGAAGGATGTTATTTTCCTTTATATCGGAGGATTCATTCTCACCTTCGCTATTGAAAGGTGGAATTTACACAAACGAATATCCCTTAATATTTTATTAAAATTTGGAAACACTCCCGGTCGATTATTATTCGGTTTTTCCGTTTCCACTTATTTTATAAGTATGTGGTTGAATAATACTTCCACTACCTTAATGATGTTGCCCATCGTTTTAGCAGTAGTGGATCAGATTCACGGAGGAGATGACAAAAAGAAAACAGGTCTTGCTGCTGCTTTATTACTTGCTGTATCTTTTGCATCATCTATTGGCGGAACGGCAACATTAGTTGGCACCTTACCTAATATGGTAATGAAAAACTTTTACGACGATAGTTTTCCAGACGGAACACCTCTAACATTTTCCAATTGGTTCGTAATGGTTTTTCCTATGAGTTTGTGTATGCTTGCCATCATGATCGTTTTATTTCGCATTTTATTTTTAAGGAAGAGCGACCACTTAAAACCGGATATGAATTTCTGTCGCGATGAAAAAAATAAATTAGGGAAATTGGGTTTTGAGGAAAAAGTGATAGGCATTGTTTTCGGAATTGCAATTTTACTTTGGATAACATTGGATGATAAAGATTTCGGAAGTTTCACTGTTTATGGATGGAGACATTTATTGCCGAACGGAGATTTTGTTGGGGAGAGTTATGTAGCCATTTTTATGGCGGGAGTATTATTATTTTTTCCATCTAAAAATATTAAGGATAGTACTATAGTAACCTGGGAAGAGGTGAAAAAAATTCCCATAGGCATTATCTTTTTATTTGGTGGAGGATTCGCTCTCGCAAAAGGAGTGGAAGTTTCCGGATTGGATAAATGGATAGCAGGAAATTTAATAGGTCTTCAAAATTTACCCATGTGGTTGCTAATTTTTATTTTATGTCTGATAACAACATTATTTTCTGAATTTGCCTCCAACACTGCCACAGTAAATGTATTTATGGTAATTATGATCCCTGTTGTAATTCAATTAGGATTACCTCCATTAATGATTTTAATGCCCATTACCATTGCAGCAAGTTATTCATTTATGCTTCCGGTCGGCACTCCGCCCAACACAATAGTTTTCGCCACCGAAAAAATATCCGCCCGCCAAATGATGCGCGCCGGATTTTGGCTCGACATTTCTGGTGCGTTTATAATTACGCTTTTTATTATGTTGTTGGGATATTTGTTTTTGATGTGA
- the miaA gene encoding tRNA (adenosine(37)-N6)-dimethylallyltransferase MiaA, with protein sequence MNEKHLIVIAGPTAVGKTAIAIRLAQHFNTDIISADARQFYKEMNIGTAKPTDEQLKLIPHHFINFLSVNDVYNVGQYEKDVLEKLNELFKTHDVVIMTGGAGLFIRAVTEGLDVLPSADPEIRESLQELFETQGIEALQIKLEDVDPEYYKKVDIQNPVRLIRALEVFYATGKPISTFHIRETPERPFKSIKICLEIERETLYNIINNRVDKMIDNGLLKEAENLFPLRHLNALQTVGYSELFDYLENTTDLKTAIEKIKQNTRNYAKRQMTWFRKDKEFVWINADDYEKIQSLVEAQLIN encoded by the coding sequence ATGAATGAAAAACATCTTATCGTAATAGCCGGACCAACAGCAGTTGGTAAAACCGCTATTGCAATAAGACTTGCGCAACATTTTAATACAGATATAATTTCTGCGGATGCAAGACAGTTTTATAAGGAAATGAATATTGGAACTGCAAAACCTACTGACGAACAATTAAAATTAATCCCACATCATTTTATTAATTTTTTATCCGTTAATGATGTTTATAATGTTGGACAATATGAAAAGGATGTTTTAGAGAAATTAAATGAATTATTTAAAACGCATGATGTTGTAATTATGACCGGTGGCGCAGGATTATTTATTAGGGCTGTCACCGAAGGTTTGGATGTATTGCCTTCCGCAGATCCGGAAATAAGGGAATCTCTGCAGGAATTATTTGAAACACAGGGAATTGAGGCATTACAAATTAAACTGGAAGATGTGGATCCGGAATATTATAAAAAAGTTGATATTCAAAACCCTGTGCGATTGATCAGAGCATTGGAAGTATTTTATGCAACGGGAAAACCAATATCTACCTTTCATATCCGTGAAACTCCTGAAAGACCATTTAAATCAATAAAGATTTGTCTTGAAATAGAAAGAGAAACTTTATACAATATTATTAACAACCGCGTAGATAAAATGATTGATAATGGATTATTAAAAGAGGCTGAAAATTTGTTTCCACTACGCCATTTAAATGCATTGCAAACAGTAGGGTATTCCGAACTTTTTGATTATTTAGAAAACACCACCGACCTGAAAACAGCCATCGAAAAAATAAAACAAAACACCCGAAACTACGCCAAACGTCAAATGACATGGTTTAGAAAGGATAAGGAATTTGTATGGATTAACGCTGATGATTACGAAAAAATTCAATCCCTTGTTGAGGCTCAATTAATAAATTGA
- a CDS encoding NUDIX hydrolase: MFNIRVYGILIRANKILLVEENIRDRRILKFPGGGLEFGEGTIDCLQREFREELGMEIKDITHFYTTDFFVQSFLDATQQVISIYYLCAMEDQNVNYSLDTTMEFKWVDINDINEEMFALPIDKVVAKIMKGKERIEGRRFEGEGRKGLEGGKMKE, translated from the coding sequence ATGTTTAACATTCGTGTATATGGAATTCTAATTAGGGCTAATAAAATATTATTAGTAGAAGAAAACATTCGTGATCGAAGGATATTAAAATTTCCGGGAGGAGGTTTGGAATTCGGTGAGGGAACAATTGATTGTCTTCAACGGGAATTCAGGGAAGAATTGGGGATGGAAATTAAGGATATTACTCATTTCTACACTACAGATTTTTTTGTACAAAGTTTTTTAGATGCAACACAGCAGGTGATAAGTATATATTATTTATGTGCCATGGAAGATCAGAATGTTAATTATTCTCTCGATACAACAATGGAATTTAAATGGGTTGATATAAATGATATTAATGAGGAAATGTTTGCCTTGCCCATTGATAAGGTAGTTGCGAAAATAATGAAGGGGAAGGAAAGGATCGAAGGGAGAAGATTCGAAGGTGAAGGAAGGAAGGGGTTGGAAGGGGGCAAAATGAAGGAATGA
- a CDS encoding ABC transporter substrate-binding protein has translation MRLKFSIYLICLLTAILHTGCKKDHSHPDKTIFRLNLSTPVTSLDPAFASDQPNTWSVNQMFNGLVQLDTQLNVVPCIAKSWTISDDRLVYTFYLRTDVFFHDNDCFENGKGRKATAADFEFSFKRLIDPTTAARGNWVFQNIVDSINPFYALNDSTFQIKLHKPFAPFLQRLSIQYCSVVPSEAIKKYGTDFRSNPVGTGPFKFVRWEEGELLILHKFENYFERDVDGNRLPYLDAVNIQFITNKSTEFLKFLSGEIDFVSDVDAALKDNILTKEGTLQSKYADKINLLKGPFLNTEYFAILMDTTKEIVLQSPMQFKQVRQAINYGFDRNEMLLFLKNNRGIAATGGIVPPSLLDQSRDMNYGYYYNPDTALQLLALAGFENGVGLPEIILHTVEQYQDIAIYIKDKLEDIGIAIKIETVDPRILREMRLNESTVLFRSSWIADYADAENYLTVMYGNSEAPPNYTHYKNKQFDSIYQIAVAESDDKIRKRLYYTMDSIMIQDAPIIPLFYDEVFRFTQKNITGLEPNGLNMLDLKTTRKGIEN, from the coding sequence ATGAGACTAAAATTTTCCATATATTTAATTTGTTTATTAACTGCTATTCTGCACACCGGTTGCAAAAAAGACCATTCCCATCCCGATAAAACTATATTCAGATTAAATTTATCTACCCCTGTTACCTCACTTGATCCCGCTTTCGCCAGCGATCAGCCAAACACTTGGAGCGTAAATCAAATGTTTAATGGTTTGGTTCAGTTGGATACACAATTAAATGTAGTGCCCTGTATTGCAAAAAGCTGGACCATTTCTGATGACAGATTAGTATATACTTTTTATCTGAGAACGGATGTTTTTTTTCACGATAACGATTGTTTTGAAAATGGAAAGGGAAGAAAAGCAACCGCCGCTGATTTTGAATTTTCATTTAAAAGATTAATTGATCCCACCACTGCTGCAAGGGGAAATTGGGTATTTCAAAATATTGTAGATAGTATCAATCCTTTTTATGCTTTAAATGATAGTACATTTCAAATTAAATTACACAAACCCTTTGCACCTTTTTTACAGCGGTTGAGCATCCAATATTGTTCAGTGGTTCCTTCCGAAGCCATTAAAAAATATGGAACTGATTTTAGAAGTAACCCTGTTGGAACAGGTCCATTTAAATTTGTAAGATGGGAGGAAGGAGAGTTATTGATCTTACACAAATTCGAGAACTATTTTGAAAGGGATGTGGATGGAAATCGTCTGCCATATCTCGATGCGGTGAATATTCAATTCATCACAAATAAATCGACTGAATTTTTAAAATTTTTAAGTGGGGAAATTGATTTTGTAAGTGATGTGGATGCTGCACTAAAAGATAATATTCTCACAAAGGAAGGAACCCTGCAATCAAAATATGCCGATAAAATAAACTTATTAAAAGGCCCTTTTCTGAACACGGAATATTTTGCAATTTTAATGGATACCACGAAAGAAATTGTGCTGCAAAGTCCGATGCAATTTAAACAAGTTAGGCAAGCTATTAATTACGGTTTTGATAGAAATGAGATGTTACTTTTTTTAAAGAACAATCGCGGAATTGCGGCAACAGGTGGAATTGTTCCTCCAAGTTTATTGGATCAAAGCAGAGATATGAATTACGGATATTATTACAATCCCGATACTGCATTACAATTATTGGCATTAGCAGGTTTTGAAAACGGAGTAGGCTTACCGGAAATAATTTTGCATACTGTGGAACAATATCAGGATATTGCAATTTATATTAAAGATAAACTGGAGGATATAGGTATAGCCATAAAAATTGAAACAGTTGATCCCAGAATTTTAAGAGAAATGCGTTTAAATGAATCAACTGTATTATTCAGAAGCAGTTGGATAGCAGATTATGCTGACGCAGAAAATTATTTGACAGTGATGTATGGTAACAGCGAAGCACCACCCAATTACACACATTATAAAAACAAACAATTCGATAGTATTTATCAAATTGCAGTGGCAGAAAGCGATGATAAAATTCGCAAACGACTTTATTACACCATGGATAGCATCATGATTCAGGACGCTCCCATAATTCCTCTGTTTTATGATGAAGTATTCCGATTTACCCAAAAAAATATAACCGGCCTCGAGCCAAATGGGTTGAATATGCTGGACTTGAAAACGACGAGGAAGGGAATTGAGAATTGA
- a CDS encoding Hsp20/alpha crystallin family protein, with amino-acid sequence MLTVRRRPNGVPALVNVFENFFNNNFPEKYLEDKGEFVPSVNVSETEKEFKLEFAVPGFEKQNFDVQIDKEYLTISGKKEISNEVKEKNYSRKEFSFGSFKRTFTLPENVAAEKIEAIYENGILHLNLPKKEVSVETTVKKVEIK; translated from the coding sequence ATGTTAACCGTAAGACGTAGACCAAACGGAGTTCCTGCATTAGTAAATGTATTTGAGAACTTCTTCAACAACAATTTCCCTGAAAAATATCTTGAAGATAAGGGAGAATTTGTTCCATCTGTAAATGTTTCTGAAACCGAAAAAGAATTCAAATTAGAATTTGCAGTTCCCGGTTTTGAAAAACAAAATTTTGATGTTCAGATCGACAAAGAATACCTCACCATTTCCGGTAAAAAAGAAATAAGCAATGAGGTAAAAGAAAAAAATTACAGCAGAAAAGAATTTTCTTTCGGCAGTTTTAAACGCACATTTACCTTACCTGAAAATGTTGCAGCTGAAAAAATAGAAGCAATTTATGAAAATGGTATTCTTCATCTTAACCTCCCTAAAAAAGAAGTAAGCGTAGAAACAACCGTTAAAAAAGTAGAAATTAAATGA
- a CDS encoding aquaporin, with protein MKKLIIEFIGTMFLVLVIGVSGNPLAIGAILMVMIYMGGHISGGHFNPAVTTAVLLRGKIAAKEAMQYWGAQIFGGLVGAAVAHWLKGGPTEVAVAEGMWMEAIAGELLFTFALASVVLNVATSTENSGNSFYGLAIGFTVFAGAMTVGNISGGAFNPAVSISHNLMALNFSDLGAGNWCDMLLHIVCAMVGGAVAASVYKMTNSD; from the coding sequence ATGAAAAAACTAATTATCGAATTTATCGGGACCATGTTCCTGGTTTTGGTTATCGGGGTATCCGGTAATCCCTTGGCTATCGGAGCAATTTTGATGGTTATGATCTATATGGGCGGACATATCAGTGGGGGTCATTTTAATCCTGCAGTTACTACTGCTGTATTGCTCCGTGGTAAAATAGCTGCCAAAGAGGCAATGCAATACTGGGGAGCACAAATATTTGGAGGTTTAGTTGGAGCTGCCGTTGCGCATTGGCTAAAGGGTGGACCTACTGAAGTTGCAGTTGCTGAAGGTATGTGGATGGAAGCAATAGCAGGAGAGTTACTTTTTACATTTGCATTGGCTTCAGTAGTGTTAAATGTTGCAACATCTACCGAAAACTCAGGTAATTCGTTTTATGGTTTGGCAATTGGTTTCACTGTTTTTGCAGGGGCAATGACGGTTGGAAATATTTCCGGAGGAGCTTTTAACCCGGCTGTAAGTATCAGTCACAATCTTATGGCCTTGAATTTCAGTGATTTAGGCGCTGGAAACTGGTGTGATATGTTGCTGCATATTGTTTGTGCAATGGTAGGAGGTGCAGTTGCTGCAAGTGTCTATAAAATGACCAATTCCGATTAA
- a CDS encoding redoxin domain-containing protein has protein sequence MKLEIGQPAPDFLMYDTDKNPFRLSEHKGTPFLLLFFPFAFTSTCTKELCSTRDDISFYNNINAKVLGISVDAPYSLKEYRNQQNLNFPLLSDFNKTVSETYGCLQDRWGMELKGVSKRSAFIIDGEGIIRYIEILEDAGKIPDFDAIKKVLTDIVGRES, from the coding sequence ATGAAACTTGAAATCGGTCAGCCGGCTCCTGATTTTTTAATGTATGATACTGATAAAAATCCCTTTCGTTTAAGCGAACATAAGGGAACTCCTTTTTTATTATTATTTTTTCCATTTGCGTTTACCTCTACATGCACGAAGGAATTATGCAGTACCCGAGATGATATATCATTTTACAATAACATAAATGCAAAGGTTTTGGGAATAAGTGTGGATGCGCCTTATTCATTAAAGGAATATCGCAATCAACAAAATCTCAATTTCCCATTACTCAGCGATTTTAATAAAACAGTTTCTGAAACTTATGGTTGCCTTCAAGACCGATGGGGAATGGAATTAAAAGGTGTTTCCAAACGCAGTGCATTTATTATTGACGGAGAAGGAATTATTCGTTACATAGAAATTTTAGAAGATGCAGGGAAAATTCCTGATTTTGATGCAATAAAGAAGGTTTTGACGGATATTGTAGGGCGTGAATCGTGA
- a CDS encoding T9SS type A sorting domain-containing protein, with translation MKIRLLLATSLITLTTVSYSQVPNGDMEDWTVYTSVASGISCDVPDGWDVPDKIAADLGISDRNCERNSDNVHGGSFAAKLTTKTLDVLGTPLDVPGTITTGVISFDFVTFTPAVAGGAAISSNYDQLGGFYQYAPSGSDTMNIAVLMFLGTDTVGAGQYRDPNTSAGYVSFVCPITYFAPVIPDKMQITITSSGGFTSLVPGSVLYVDDLEVTGGVGVEEWNGYGIKRNVYPNPASDYININNPATNDVTIEVYSLSGQRVDVKTLSPDMNSINLDSYSSGIYSFRLVDNGTVVYSNKFVVKK, from the coding sequence ATGAAAATTCGTTTACTATTAGCAACCTCTTTAATTACCCTCACAACTGTTTCCTACAGCCAGGTTCCGAATGGCGACATGGAGGATTGGACAGTATATACTTCAGTTGCGTCTGGAATTTCCTGTGATGTACCAGATGGTTGGGATGTGCCGGATAAAATTGCTGCCGATCTTGGAATTTCTGACAGAAACTGTGAAAGAAATTCTGATAATGTGCATGGTGGTTCTTTTGCAGCAAAACTTACTACTAAAACCTTAGATGTTTTGGGAACTCCTTTAGATGTTCCTGGTACAATTACAACAGGTGTTATTTCTTTTGATTTTGTAACATTTACACCAGCAGTTGCCGGTGGTGCAGCCATTTCAAGCAATTATGATCAATTGGGTGGATTTTACCAATACGCTCCATCTGGTTCTGACACAATGAACATTGCAGTTTTAATGTTTTTAGGAACTGACACTGTTGGTGCTGGTCAATACCGCGATCCAAACACCTCTGCAGGTTATGTTTCTTTTGTTTGTCCAATCACTTATTTTGCTCCCGTAATTCCTGACAAAATGCAAATAACCATTACATCTTCCGGTGGATTTACTTCATTGGTTCCGGGTTCTGTTTTATATGTGGATGATCTTGAAGTTACTGGTGGAGTAGGAGTTGAAGAATGGAATGGTTACGGTATCAAACGCAACGTTTATCCTAACCCTGCTTCTGATTATATCAATATCAACAACCCAGCAACAAACGACGTTACAATTGAAGTTTACAGCTTGAGCGGACAAAGAGTTGATGTTAAAACATTATCTCCTGATATGAATAGCATCAATCTTGATTCTTATTCAAGTGGTATCTATTCTTTCCGTTTAGTAGATAATGGAACTGTAGTTTATAGCAACAAGTTTGTGGTTAAAAAGTAA
- a CDS encoding HD domain-containing protein, whose protein sequence is MVDPKTHKINFHFTKEEKFLFEKITAVSEELNYPCYIVGGYVRDKLLYRDFKKDIDFVCVGSGIELAKKIASLLPGKPLVNEFKNFGTAHFTYAGLELEFVGARRESYQRDSRKPIVEDGTLEDDQLRRDFSINAMAISLQKKDWGILVDPFNGMQDLEDKILRTPTDPNITFSDDPLRMMRAIRFATQLDFTIEQSTLDAISNNKERIKIISQERITDELNKIILAVTPSKGFILLSETGLLEIIFPEFYNLHGTEIIDGKGHKNNFYHTLEVLDNLVPYTNDLWLRWAAILHDIAKPATKKFDAKIGWTFHGHEVVGARMTKQIFKKLKLPLQNEMRFVEKLVLLHLRPISLTKENVTDSAIRRLLFEAGDDMESLLLLCNADITTKNRLKVKRYKENFEMVKQKIIDLEERDHLRNFQPPITGELIMQTFNLKPGREVGIIKDHIREAILDGVIPNNYDAAYQLMMNKGAELGLKN, encoded by the coding sequence ATGGTTGATCCAAAGACACATAAAATAAATTTCCATTTTACGAAAGAAGAAAAATTTCTTTTCGAAAAAATTACTGCCGTGTCGGAGGAGTTGAATTACCCTTGTTATATTGTGGGGGGATATGTACGTGATAAATTATTGTATCGCGATTTTAAAAAAGATATCGATTTTGTTTGTGTGGGAAGTGGTATTGAGCTTGCAAAAAAAATCGCCTCTCTCCTACCCGGAAAACCTTTGGTTAATGAATTTAAAAATTTCGGGACCGCACATTTTACCTATGCGGGTTTAGAACTCGAATTTGTTGGTGCAAGAAGAGAATCTTACCAGCGGGACTCAAGAAAACCGATCGTAGAAGATGGCACATTGGAAGATGATCAGTTGCGTCGAGATTTTTCTATTAATGCAATGGCAATTTCTTTACAAAAAAAAGATTGGGGGATATTGGTCGATCCATTTAATGGAATGCAGGATCTCGAGGATAAAATCCTTCGCACTCCAACAGATCCCAATATTACTTTTTCTGATGATCCTTTGCGTATGATGCGTGCGATCAGGTTTGCAACACAATTGGATTTTACTATTGAACAAAGTACTTTAGATGCGATTTCCAATAATAAGGAACGCATTAAAATTATATCTCAGGAAAGGATCACCGACGAATTAAATAAAATAATTTTAGCTGTAACTCCTTCCAAAGGATTTATTTTATTATCGGAAACGGGACTTTTGGAAATTATTTTCCCTGAATTTTATAATTTACATGGCACCGAAATAATTGATGGCAAGGGACATAAAAATAATTTTTATCACACTTTGGAAGTGCTGGATAATTTAGTTCCTTACACAAATGATCTTTGGTTGCGCTGGGCCGCAATTTTACATGATATCGCAAAACCCGCTACAAAAAAATTCGATGCGAAAATCGGATGGACCTTTCATGGTCACGAAGTAGTTGGCGCACGCATGACTAAACAAATATTTAAAAAATTAAAATTACCACTACAAAATGAAATGCGTTTTGTGGAGAAATTAGTTTTATTGCACCTGCGACCAATTTCGCTCACAAAAGAAAATGTAACCGACAGCGCCATACGAAGATTATTATTTGAAGCAGGTGATGATATGGAAAGTCTTTTATTATTGTGTAATGCTGATATCACCACAAAGAATCGTCTGAAAGTAAAACGTTATAAAGAAAATTTCGAGATGGTGAAACAAAAGATCATAGATCTGGAAGAACGCGATCATCTAAGAAATTTTCAACCACCAATAACCGGAGAATTAATTATGCAAACATTTAATCTCAAACCCGGTCGTGAAGTTGGAATAATAAAAGATCATATACGGGAAGCGATCTTGGATGGCGTAATTCCGAATAATTATGATGCCGCATATCAATTGATGATGAATAAAGGTGCTGAGTTGGGGTTAAAAAATTAG
- a CDS encoding 2,3,4,5-tetrahydropyridine-2,6-dicarboxylate N-succinyltransferase, producing the protein MQQIIEKAWSNRALLKEENVQETIREVISLLDKGEIRIAEKINGNWEVNEWIKKAVILYFPIQQMHTMEVPPFEFHDKIPLKNGFAAKGIRVVPHGIARYGSFLAPGVILMPSYVNIGAYVDSNTMVDTWATVGSCAQIGKNVHLSGGVGIGGVLEPVQASPVIIEDNCFIGSRCIVVEGALIEEEAVLGANVVITQSTKIIDVTGDEPIEYKGRVPARSVVIPGSYTKKFPAGEYQVPCALIIGTRKESTDKKVSLNDALRENNVAV; encoded by the coding sequence ATGCAGCAAATAATTGAAAAAGCGTGGTCAAACAGGGCCTTGTTGAAGGAAGAAAATGTTCAGGAAACCATTCGGGAAGTGATATCCCTTTTGGATAAAGGTGAAATACGTATTGCTGAAAAAATTAATGGGAACTGGGAAGTGAATGAGTGGATCAAAAAGGCGGTGATCCTGTATTTTCCTATTCAGCAGATGCATACCATGGAGGTGCCACCTTTCGAATTTCACGATAAGATCCCTTTGAAAAATGGGTTTGCAGCGAAGGGAATTAGGGTTGTTCCACACGGAATTGCCAGATATGGCAGTTTTCTTGCGCCGGGAGTGATTTTGATGCCTTCTTACGTGAATATTGGCGCCTACGTTGATTCTAACACCATGGTTGACACCTGGGCAACGGTAGGTAGTTGCGCTCAAATAGGCAAAAATGTGCACCTGAGTGGCGGCGTTGGCATTGGTGGCGTTCTGGAACCCGTTCAGGCTAGTCCGGTGATTATTGAGGATAATTGTTTTATCGGGTCGCGTTGTATTGTCGTGGAAGGAGCTTTAATTGAGGAAGAAGCAGTTTTGGGCGCCAATGTGGTGATCACGCAATCGACTAAAATTATTGATGTTACCGGTGATGAACCAATTGAGTATAAAGGAAGAGTTCCCGCAAGATCAGTAGTAATACCGGGTTCTTATACTAAAAAATTCCCTGCTGGCGAATATCAGGTTCCTTGTGCACTTATCATCGGGACTCGCAAAGAAAGCACAGATAAAAAGGTGAGTCTGAACGATGCGTTACGCGAAAATAATGTGGCGGTTTGA
- a CDS encoding metallophosphoesterase family protein, protein MKKILLLSDTHSFLDDKIIAHCNWADEIWHAGDIGNVEVADKLEKIRPMRAVYGNIDGKDLRVIYPLDNRFIINGLDVYITHIGGYPGHYERRVRQILEVNPPQLFICGHSHILKVMRDQKYNMLCMNPGAAGVHGFHKMRTMIRFSIEAGKILQPEVIELGKRGSINS, encoded by the coding sequence ATGAAAAAAATCCTCCTCCTCTCCGACACGCATAGTTTTCTTGATGATAAGATCATAGCTCACTGCAATTGGGCGGATGAGATCTGGCATGCGGGTGATATTGGAAATGTGGAAGTTGCAGATAAATTGGAAAAAATAAGACCCATGCGAGCAGTGTATGGAAATATTGACGGAAAAGATCTGCGCGTTATTTATCCGCTCGACAATAGATTTATTATAAATGGACTCGATGTTTATATAACACATATAGGAGGTTATCCCGGACATTATGAAAGAAGGGTCAGGCAAATATTAGAAGTCAATCCTCCCCAATTATTTATTTGCGGGCACTCCCACATTTTAAAAGTAATGCGCGACCAGAAATACAACATGTTGTGTATGAATCCCGGAGCTGCCGGAGTGCACGGTTTTCACAAAATGAGAACAATGATCAGGTTTTCAATTGAAGCCGGAAAAATACTACAACCGGAAGTTATTGAACTCGGAAAACGTGGGAGTATTAATTCTTAA